In Arachis stenosperma cultivar V10309 chromosome 1, arast.V10309.gnm1.PFL2, whole genome shotgun sequence, one DNA window encodes the following:
- the LOC130937869 gene encoding uncharacterized protein LOC130937869 isoform X1, with translation MDRQWYPNPNPNLNHRPIQPNVCPSCFIPHFPFCPPPPPTSSYYTHPPPPHAPPFQPPPPHAPSYWPPDSDRTFKRQRIDDPHSNFLEDERRLKLIRDHGVALASQQQHHQQPHEELRNHSNYTTHVHQNGFPNFPQNGQFSNGSYAHDSSSGSYHYQVPHDFRNLEGNQGQLNGRVVQYPYPYAHSDNVAHVEASRFFRGQPPLPSSPPPPLPPADPPINQSLQLNASYFSPPKKPGFLFPVHGSSPASVAPSPSSYSQVPEAHALPQPYFQNKQVPEFSTSFPPEEPSKRLLGDAQPFSLKHLPADKPKVTDASHLFMHPHRASRPDHFVIILRGLPGSGKSYLAKMLRDLEVENGGDAPRIHSMDDYFMTEVEKVEDSDTSKSSSSGRSKKLATKKVMEYCYEPEMEEAYRSSMLKAFKKTVEEGSFKFVIVDDRNLRVADFAQFWATAKRSGYEVYILEATYKDPVGCAARNVHGFTQEDIEKMSRQWEEAPSLYLQLDVKSLFHGDDLKESKIQEVDMDMEDDIGDALPAAQGREAEKVVDPPVRDDTSSIKEDVKGGDAEGEHPTEVRELGKSKWSEDFGEDDTDQTEGMRGNINALSGLIHQYGKERKSVHWGDQAGKSGFSIGAARKLNGLSLVIGPGAGYNLKSNPLHEEESLTHNSREPKKGSIFQEQIRAERESFKAVFDRRRHRIGGLSLEED, from the exons ATGGACCGTCAATGGTatcctaaccctaaccctaatctGAACCACAGACCAATCCAACCCAATGTTTGCCCTTCTTGCTTCATCCCACACTTCCCCTTCTGCCCCCCTCCTCCACCCACTTCCTCCTATTACACCCACCCTCCACCACCTCACGCGCCACCCTTCCAGCCACCACCTCCCCACGCGCCCTCTTATTGGCCCCCCGACTCCGACAGAACCTTCAAGAGACAGAGAATCGATGATCCTCACTCTAATTTCTTGGAAGACGAGCGAAGGCTCAAGCTGATTCGCGATCACGGTGTTGCCCTAGCTTCGCAGCAGCAGCACCACCAACAACCACACGAAGAGCTTCGCAACCACAGTAACTACACTACACATGTTCATCAAAACGGGTTCCCAAATTTTCCGCAAAACGGTCAATTCAGTAACGGTTCTTATGCGCACGATTCTTCTAGCGGTAGCTACCATTACCAGGTACCTCATGATTTTCGAAATCTCGAAGGGAATCAGGGTCAATTGAATGGGAGAGTTGTGCAGTACCCTTACCCTTATGCCCATTCTGATAATGTGGCTCATGTGGAAGCATCGAGATTCTTCAGGGGCCAgcctcctcttccttcttctccgcCGCCTCCTCTTCCTCCAGCTGATCCGCCTATTAATCAGTCTTTGCAGTTGAATGCTTCTTACTTTTCCCCACCCAAGAAACCGGGGTTTCTTTTTCCTGTTCATGGAAGTTCCCCTGCTTCTGTGGCTCCCTCTCCCTCATCGTATTCACAGGTTCCTGAAGCTCATGCGTTGCCCCAGCCTTATTTTCAGAATAAACAAGTTCCAGAATTTTCCACTAGTTTTCCTCCTGAG GAACCATCTAAGCGGTTATTGGGGGATGCTCAACCTTTTTCACTAAAGCATTTGCCTGCTGATAAACCTAAAGTCACTGATGCGTCACACTTGTTTATGCATCCACATCGAGCTTCCCGTCCTGATCATTTTGTGATCATCCTTCGAGGTCTTCCAG GTAGTGGTAAGAGCTATTTAGCAAAGATGTTGCGTGATCTTGAGGTTGAAAATGGTGGTGATGCTCCACGGATTCATTCAATGGATGATTATTTCATGACTGAGGTTGAAAAG gTTGAGGATAGTGATACTTCAAAGTCTTCGAGTTCCGGCAGAAGCAAGAAACTGGCAACAAAGAAGGTCATGGAGTATTGTTATGAACCTGAAATGGAAGAG GCTTATCGGTCAAGCATGTTGAAAGCATTCAAGAAAACTGTTGAGGAGGGATCTTTCAAATTTGTCATTG TGGATGACCGCAATCTGCGGGTAGCTGATTTTGCTCAATTTTGGGCAACTGCAAAG AGGTCGGGCTATGAAGTGTACATTTTAGAGGCAACTTACAAGGATCCTGTG GGTTGTGCAGCAAGGAATGTCCATGGATTTACACAGGAAGACATAGAAAAGATGTCTAGGCAGTGGGAAGAGGCTCCTTCCTTGTATTTGCAGCTTGATGTCAAG TCATTATTTCATGGAGATGATCTAAAGGAAAGTAAAATTCAGGAG GTAGACATGGATATGGAAGATGATATTGGAGATGCTTTGCCTGCAGCACAAGGAAGAGAAGCCGAGAAAGTTGTTGACCCTCCTGTCAGGGATGACACAA GTTCAATTAAGGAGGATGTGAAGGGAGGGGATGCTGAAGGGGAGCATCCAACAGAAGTCAGGGAATTGGGCAAAAGCAAATGGTCAGAAGATTTTGGTGAAGATGACACTGATCAAACTGAAGGTATGAGGGGCAATATTAATGCTCTATCTGGGTTAATTCATCAATATGGCAAGGAACGAAAATCTGTACATTGGGGTGATCAG GCTGGCAAGTCAGGGTTCTCAATAGGAGCTGCAAGGAAGTTAAATGGTTTGTCTTTAGTGATTGGACCTGGTGCCGGATACAACCTG AAGTCAAATCCATTGCATGAAGAGGAGAGCCTAACTCATAATAGCAGGGAGCCGAAGAAGGGCAGCATATTTCAAGAACAAATCCGTGCTGAACGTGAGTCTTTCAAAGCTGTTTTTGACAGGCGACGGCATCGGATTGGTGGACTCAGTTTGGAGGAGGACTGA
- the LOC130937869 gene encoding uncharacterized protein LOC130937869 isoform X2 yields the protein MDRQWYPNPNPNLNHRPIQPNVCPSCFIPHFPFCPPPPPTSSYYTHPPPPHAPPFQPPPPHAPSYWPPDSDRTFKRQRIDDPHSNFLEDERRLKLIRDHGVALASQQQHHQQPHEELRNHSNYTTHVHQNGFPNFPQNGQFSNGSYAHDSSSGSYHYQVPHDFRNLEGNQGQLNGRVVQYPYPYAHSDNVAHVEASRFFRGQPPLPSSPPPPLPPADPPINQSLQLNASYFSPPKKPGFLFPVHGSSPASVAPSPSSYSQVPEAHALPQPYFQNKQVPEFSTSFPPEEPSKRLLGDAQPFSLKHLPADKPKVTDASHLFMHPHRASRPDHFVIILRGLPGSGKSYLAKMLRDLEVENGGDAPRIHSMDDYFMTEVEKVEDSDTSKSSSSGRSKKLATKKVMEYCYEPEMEEAYRSSMLKAFKKTVEEGSFKFVIVDDRNLRVADFAQFWATAKRSGYEVYILEATYKDPVGCAARNVHGFTQEDIEKMSRQWEEAPSLYLQLDVKSLFHGDDLKESKIQEVDMDMEDDIGDALPAAQGREAEKVVDPPVRDDTSSIKEDVKGGDAEGEHPTEVRELGKSKWSEDFGEDDTDQTEGWQVRVLNRSCKEVKWFVFSDWTWCRIQPEVKSIA from the exons ATGGACCGTCAATGGTatcctaaccctaaccctaatctGAACCACAGACCAATCCAACCCAATGTTTGCCCTTCTTGCTTCATCCCACACTTCCCCTTCTGCCCCCCTCCTCCACCCACTTCCTCCTATTACACCCACCCTCCACCACCTCACGCGCCACCCTTCCAGCCACCACCTCCCCACGCGCCCTCTTATTGGCCCCCCGACTCCGACAGAACCTTCAAGAGACAGAGAATCGATGATCCTCACTCTAATTTCTTGGAAGACGAGCGAAGGCTCAAGCTGATTCGCGATCACGGTGTTGCCCTAGCTTCGCAGCAGCAGCACCACCAACAACCACACGAAGAGCTTCGCAACCACAGTAACTACACTACACATGTTCATCAAAACGGGTTCCCAAATTTTCCGCAAAACGGTCAATTCAGTAACGGTTCTTATGCGCACGATTCTTCTAGCGGTAGCTACCATTACCAGGTACCTCATGATTTTCGAAATCTCGAAGGGAATCAGGGTCAATTGAATGGGAGAGTTGTGCAGTACCCTTACCCTTATGCCCATTCTGATAATGTGGCTCATGTGGAAGCATCGAGATTCTTCAGGGGCCAgcctcctcttccttcttctccgcCGCCTCCTCTTCCTCCAGCTGATCCGCCTATTAATCAGTCTTTGCAGTTGAATGCTTCTTACTTTTCCCCACCCAAGAAACCGGGGTTTCTTTTTCCTGTTCATGGAAGTTCCCCTGCTTCTGTGGCTCCCTCTCCCTCATCGTATTCACAGGTTCCTGAAGCTCATGCGTTGCCCCAGCCTTATTTTCAGAATAAACAAGTTCCAGAATTTTCCACTAGTTTTCCTCCTGAG GAACCATCTAAGCGGTTATTGGGGGATGCTCAACCTTTTTCACTAAAGCATTTGCCTGCTGATAAACCTAAAGTCACTGATGCGTCACACTTGTTTATGCATCCACATCGAGCTTCCCGTCCTGATCATTTTGTGATCATCCTTCGAGGTCTTCCAG GTAGTGGTAAGAGCTATTTAGCAAAGATGTTGCGTGATCTTGAGGTTGAAAATGGTGGTGATGCTCCACGGATTCATTCAATGGATGATTATTTCATGACTGAGGTTGAAAAG gTTGAGGATAGTGATACTTCAAAGTCTTCGAGTTCCGGCAGAAGCAAGAAACTGGCAACAAAGAAGGTCATGGAGTATTGTTATGAACCTGAAATGGAAGAG GCTTATCGGTCAAGCATGTTGAAAGCATTCAAGAAAACTGTTGAGGAGGGATCTTTCAAATTTGTCATTG TGGATGACCGCAATCTGCGGGTAGCTGATTTTGCTCAATTTTGGGCAACTGCAAAG AGGTCGGGCTATGAAGTGTACATTTTAGAGGCAACTTACAAGGATCCTGTG GGTTGTGCAGCAAGGAATGTCCATGGATTTACACAGGAAGACATAGAAAAGATGTCTAGGCAGTGGGAAGAGGCTCCTTCCTTGTATTTGCAGCTTGATGTCAAG TCATTATTTCATGGAGATGATCTAAAGGAAAGTAAAATTCAGGAG GTAGACATGGATATGGAAGATGATATTGGAGATGCTTTGCCTGCAGCACAAGGAAGAGAAGCCGAGAAAGTTGTTGACCCTCCTGTCAGGGATGACACAA GTTCAATTAAGGAGGATGTGAAGGGAGGGGATGCTGAAGGGGAGCATCCAACAGAAGTCAGGGAATTGGGCAAAAGCAAATGGTCAGAAGATTTTGGTGAAGATGACACTGATCAAACTGAAG GCTGGCAAGTCAGGGTTCTCAATAGGAGCTGCAAGGAAGTTAAATGGTTTGTCTTTAGTGATTGGACCTGGTGCCGGATACAACCTG AAGTCAAATCCATTGCATGA
- the LOC130935542 gene encoding pectate lyase-like: MEGKMLILVLLCVFPTLNANIAEFDQVWMERSIEAKKAARKAFKPNPEAVTDEFNQHVNKDLEGSNKTRRGLSGKYKGPCMATNPIDRCWRCDPNWEKNRQRLADCAIGFGHGTTGGKGGKIYVVNDPSDHDLLNPKPGTLRFAVIQKEPLWIIFKHDMTIKLSSELIVTSHKTIDARGANVHIANGAQMTLQFVKNIIVHGLHIHGIRKHAGGMIRDSVDHFGIRTESDGDGLSLFGATNIWIDHVSLSNCDDGLIDAVAGSTAITISNCHMTRHNDVNYIITFCYILFLQKYFVILLGASDAYSGDQIMQVTLAFNHFGQGLVQRMPRCRWGFFHIVNNDYTHWLMYAVGGSQHPTIVSQGNRFIAPPNPAAKEVTKRDYAPQSVWKNWNWRSEGDLMLNGAFFVESGTKVTNFPKSGGITAKPGSFTSSLTRFAGPLKCVVHKPC, encoded by the exons ATGGAAGGTAAAATGCTTATATTGGTGTTGTTATGTGTGTTCCCTACCTTAAATGCTAATATAGCTGAATTCGACCAAGTATGGATGGAGCGATCTATAGAAGCCAAAAAAGCAGCTCGCAAGGCTTTCAAGCCAAACCCTGAGGCAGTCACTGATGAATTCAATCAACATGTCAACAA GGACCTTGAAGGTTCCAATAAAACGAGAAGGGGTTTATCCGGCAAATACAAAGGTCCATGTATGGCTACAAATCCCATTGACCGTTGCTGGAGATGTGACCCCAATTGGGAGAAAAACCGCCAACGGTTAGCAGACTGTGCTATTGGTTTCGGCCATGGCACGACGGGCGGCAAAGGTGGCAAAATCTACGTTGTCAATGATCCCTCAGATCATGATCTCCTCAACCCAAAACCTGGGACTCTGCGATTCGCAGTGATTCAGAAGGAGCCATTGTGGATCATTTTTAAACATGACATGACCATCAAGCTTAGTAGTGAGCTTATAGTCACTAGTCACAAGACCATAGATGCACGTGGTGCCAATGTTCACATTGCCAATGGTGCCCAAATGACTCTACAGTTTGTGAAGAACATAATCGTTCATGGACTGCATATTCACGGCATCAGGAAACATGCCGGCGGCATGATAAGAGACTCGGTCGACCACTTTGGAATCCGCACTGAGAGCGATGGGGATGGGCTTTCATTGTTTGGAGCTACTAACATTTGGATTGATCATGTTTCTTTGTCAAATTGTGATGATGGTCTTATTGATGCCGTTGCTGGATCAACAGCTATTACCATATCCAACTGCCACATGACTCGCCATAATGATGTAAATTACATCATCACTTTCTGTTACATCCTTTTTCTGCAGAAATATTTT GTTATATTACTTGGTGCAAGTGATGCCTACTCAGGAGATCAAATCATGCAAGTAACATTGGCATTCAACCATTTTGGGCAAGGATTGGTGCAGAGGATGCCAAGGTGCAGATGGGGTTTCTTCCATATTGTCAACAATGACTACACTCACTGGCTTATGTATGCCGTCGGTGGTAGCCAACATCCCACCATCGTCAGCCAGGGCAACCGATTTATCGCACCTCCAAACCCAGCTGCAAAAGAG GTTACCAAGAGGGATTATGCTCCTCAAAGTGTGTGGAAAAATTGGAATTGGAGATCAGAGGGTGACTTAATGCTGAATGGAGCCTTCTTTGTTGAGTCTGGGACGAAGGTTACAAACTTTCCCAAATCAGGAGGTATTACTGCAAAGCCTGGGAGTTTCACATCAAGTCTCACTCGCTTTGCAGGTCCTCTCAAATGTGTAGTACACAAGCCATGCTGA